One genomic region from Anopheles bellator chromosome 2, idAnoBellAS_SP24_06.2, whole genome shotgun sequence encodes:
- the LOC131208560 gene encoding xaa-Pro aminopeptidase ApepP — protein MKMQRMKSVPPFGQQHLLALGSFLVIASILLASCERVSANGGEFHGIRRAKCQQGRDRTQIYEGVDNVLMKRLQALRTEMRTRTSTQSAELDAYLVPSYDEHQSQYQMESDQRIKFLTGFSGTEGAAVVLLRSAAFWVDDRYVEQADQELNCAWRLFRQGERPSMAEYLLAELTPETLVGADPQLIPRSQWKALETDLSSDYIRMVRINRNLVDMVWGSKRPAPKSNQIRVHPVRFAGERWEAKVARLRANLTALRCDGMIVVSLTEIAYLLNLRGSDIPYVPVFKAYLLVTHRELLLYTNTSRETLSLKNHLKAHSCHNEHCVQVREYGDVWRDVRTMAQQWQRLLVPSAVVFDTGASEAIHATLPRNVIFERPSPIIFMRAQKNDVERQGMRRAHVRDGVAMCEVLSRLEDRYLAGDHITEMFLVREIDHARKIQSNSEGTAFPTIVAFGTHSGLPNYVPSNRTNIEVGDGMLLIDSGGQYEDGTTDVSRTLHLGDPSAEQIQAYTSVLSGMIRLSMLTFPENLKPAELDAIARGPVWGSMNDYPHGTGHGIGSYSAVRESPISISYTTKQRFTFKEGYFFSNEPGYYKKGAFGIRLENVLEVVDTGKTHPSGNKFLSFQDATLVPFEPKLIDRTLLSVPEKKWLNEYNARIRQQVGDELKRKHKMDAFYWMMNKTRHVPEYLTEQDVHGTANTRHLDSNVKIALPIILLLAKLTLAWF, from the exons TGATCGCATCCATCCTGTTGGCATCGTGCGAACGGGTCTCGGCCAACGGGGGGGAGTTTCACGGGATTCGACGTGCCAAGTGTCAGCAGGGTCGCGATCGTACCCAG ATCTACGAAGGAGTCGATAATGTGCTAATGAAGCGGCTTCAAGCGCTGCGCACCGAGATGCGCACAAGGACCTCAACGCAGAGCGCGGAGCTGGACGCGTATCTGGTGCCGTCGTACGACGAACATCAATCTCAGTACCAGATGGAGTCGGATCAGCGGATAAAGTTCTTGACCGGCTTCAGCGGGACCGAGGgtgcggcggtggtgctgcttcGGTCGGCAGCCTTCTGGGTGGACGACCGGTACGTGGAACAGGCCGACCAGGAGCTGAACTGTGCCTGGCGGCTGTTCCGGCAGGGCGAGCGCCCGTCGATGGCCGAGTACCTGTTGGCGGAGCTGACCCCCGAAACGCTGGTCGGTGCCGACCCCCAGCTTATCCCGCGCTCCCAGTGGAAAGCCCTCGAGACGGACCTCAGCTCCGACTACATCCGGATGGTGCGCATCAACCGCAATCTGGTGGATATGGTGTGGGGCAGTAAGAGGCCTGCCCCGAAGTCGAACCAGATCCGGGtacatccggtccggtttgctGGCGAACGGTGGGAGGCCAAGGTCGCGCGGTTGCGGGCCAACCTCACGGCCCTGCGCTGTGACGGGATGATCGTGGTGTCGCTCACCGAGATTGCGTATCTGTTGAACCTGCGCGGCAGTGACATTCCGTACGTTCCCGTGTTCAAGGCTTATCTGCTGGTCACGCACCGGGAGCTACTTCTCTACACCAACACCAGCCGCGAGACGCTCAGCCTGAAGAACCATCTGAAGGCGCACTCGTGCCACAATGAGCACTGTGTCCAGGTGCGCGAGTACGGCGACGTGTGGCGCGATGTGCGTACGATGGCCCAACAGTGGCagcggctgctggtgccgaGTGCCGTCGTGTTCGATACCGGCGCCTCGGAAGCGATCCACGCGACACTTCCCCGGAACGTCATCTTCGAGCGGCCATCGCCCATCATCTTCATGCGGGCACAGAAGAACGACGTCGAGAGGCAGGGCATGCGACGGGCGCACGTACGCGACGGTGTGGCCATGTGCGAGGTACTCAGTCGGCTGGAGGATCGC TACCTGGCCGGTGACCACATCACGGAGATGTTTCTGGTCCGGGAAATCGATCACGCCCGCAAAATCCAGAGCAACTCGGAGGGTACAGCGTTCCCAACGATTGTCGCGTTTGGCACGCACTCGGGCCTCCCCAACTATGTGCCTTCGAACCGCACCAACATAGAAGTGGGCGACGGCATGCTGCTGATAGATTCCGGCGGACAGTACGAGGACGGCACAACGGACGTGTCCCGTACGCTGCATCTGGGCGATCCGTCCGCCGAACAGATCCAGGCCTATACGAGCGTTCTGAGTGGCATGATCCGCCTGTCGATGCTAACGTTTCCGGAGAACCTAAAGCCGGCCGAGCTGGACGCGATAGCCCGGGGACCGGTCTGGGGCTCGATGAACGATTATCCGCACGGCACCGGACACGGTATCGGCTCTTACTCGGCGGTCCGTGAAT CTCCCATTAGCATCTCGTATACGACGAAGCAGCGATTCACCTTCAAGGAGGGCTACTTCTTCTCGAATG AACCCGGCTACTACAAGAAGGGAGCGTTCGGTATCCGATTGGAGAATGTGCTGGAAGTTGTAGACACCGGGAAAACGCATCCGTCGGGAAATAAGTTTCTCTCCTTCCAGGATGCGACGCTCGTGCCCTTCGAACCGAAGCTCATTGATCGCACTCTGCTTAGCGTGCCGGAG AAAAAATGGCTGAACGAATACAATGCCCGCATCCGGCAACAGGTCGGTGACGAGCTGAAACGGAAGCACAAAATGGATGCCTTCTACTGGATGATGAACAAAACCCGCCACGTTCCGGAGTACCTTACCGAACAGGACGTGCACGGTACCGCCAACACACGCCATCTCGACTCCAACGTGAAAATCGCGCTACCGATCATCTTGCTACTTGCAAAACTCACTCTTGCCTGGTTTTAA
- the LOC131209926 gene encoding coiled-coil domain-containing protein 124 isoform X1: protein MPKKMGINSKAVEARERKAEAKKIASDKAAKAAEDSLWVDDDKQLAKKKKQKAKDDRRKAEAARKKAETKALLEEEMNSIKTTAKVSVQKITRSQIDAEIEKRNRAIETVSNHPPKAPIEPKPVPLEENLNRVMANTEVAQTIDQAIAVLSVGEAGGDRHPEKRMKAAYKAYEEEQLVRLKQDYPSLKLSQLKQMVFKNWQKAPENPMNQI from the exons ATGCCGAAGAAGATGGGAATCAACTCGAAAGCCGTCGAGGCCCGGGAACGGAAGGCGGAAGCTAAAAAGATCGCCAGCGACAAGGCGGCCAAAGCGGCCGAAGATTCTCTTTGGGTAGACGACGATAAGcagttggcgaagaaaaagaaacagaaggCAA AGGATGACCGTCGCAAAGCGGAAGCCGCTCGGAAGAAGGCGGAAACGAAGGCTCTGCTGGAGGAGGAGATGAACTCCATCAAGACCACCGCGAAGGTATCGGTGCAGAAGATAACACGGTCACAGATCGATGCCGAAATCGAGAAACGAAACCGAGCCATCGAGACGGTCAGTAATCACCCGCCTAAAgcgccgatcgaaccgaaaccggtccCGTTGGAGGAAAATCTTAACCGTGTGATGGCGAACACGGAAGTGGCACAAACTATCGATCAGGCCATTGCGGTGCTGAGCGTGGGAGAAGCCGGCGGGGATCGGCACCCGGAGAAGCGTATGAAGGCGGCTTACAAGGCTTACGAAGAGGAGCAATTGGTACGCCTGAAACAGGATTATCCATCGCTCAAGCTGTCCCAGTTGAAGCAGATGGTCTTCAAGAACTGGCAGAAAGCTCCAGAAAATCCCATGAACCAAATTTGA
- the LOC131209926 gene encoding coiled-coil domain-containing protein 124 isoform X2: MPKKMGINSKAVEARERKAEAKKIASDKAAKAAEDSLWVDDDKQLAKKKKQKEEDDRRKAEAARKKAETKALLEEEMNSIKTTAKVSVQKITRSQIDAEIEKRNRAIETVSNHPPKAPIEPKPVPLEENLNRVMANTEVAQTIDQAIAVLSVGEAGGDRHPEKRMKAAYKAYEEEQLVRLKQDYPSLKLSQLKQMVFKNWQKAPENPMNQI, encoded by the exons ATGCCGAAGAAGATGGGAATCAACTCGAAAGCCGTCGAGGCCCGGGAACGGAAGGCGGAAGCTAAAAAGATCGCCAGCGACAAGGCGGCCAAAGCGGCCGAAGATTCTCTTTGGGTAGACGACGATAAGcagttggcgaagaaaaagaaacagaag GAAGAGGATGACCGTCGCAAAGCGGAAGCCGCTCGGAAGAAGGCGGAAACGAAGGCTCTGCTGGAGGAGGAGATGAACTCCATCAAGACCACCGCGAAGGTATCGGTGCAGAAGATAACACGGTCACAGATCGATGCCGAAATCGAGAAACGAAACCGAGCCATCGAGACGGTCAGTAATCACCCGCCTAAAgcgccgatcgaaccgaaaccggtccCGTTGGAGGAAAATCTTAACCGTGTGATGGCGAACACGGAAGTGGCACAAACTATCGATCAGGCCATTGCGGTGCTGAGCGTGGGAGAAGCCGGCGGGGATCGGCACCCGGAGAAGCGTATGAAGGCGGCTTACAAGGCTTACGAAGAGGAGCAATTGGTACGCCTGAAACAGGATTATCCATCGCTCAAGCTGTCCCAGTTGAAGCAGATGGTCTTCAAGAACTGGCAGAAAGCTCCAGAAAATCCCATGAACCAAATTTGA
- the LOC131207532 gene encoding proline-rich protein 36, which produces MSSPRAVPRLVALLCLALLAATAAGEFVFDDDLEDLIAEESNVDEELAPGSVLLPSDVFNDGKPFYVERDPSTGAIDFNHKKTGNQIEMDDERRPYESIKESYVSDKKDVIVHHSTPNFHDFLNLPKMYSPENFVSISSSYANLKYQGSNKGSNHRDPAHIVSVTAVAPTTAAPAPSSSSTKFFFSRPQYGRPTTTSGGSTPGSPTYTYPITSGRPITTSTTTTPAPTTTSSTTAVTTEEEEDAPKTTTGSPPKQLFTRYPYKSTIKNKYLETSEQTRKKFFLPSTLALPGPTTTTTTTTTTERAQSTPVRSSTYYSPSVRPQWPTTTTTPLPPPPTTTLAPSSTAPAHPVRFVDDAEHPPSGSKIKFTMPALKYEGSRPAPFRRMPVPQGGGAGSSDREPGNGGSASSYNKIELPKNPAVMSLSDIFSTLEQKKRLEAEGNRVESVEQATSTTPPAIVLLDDRRTTTVYGEGPKIEQSVDLSDHYVSYEVHHQPSQGRPVAFQAQQQQQQPAYQVHQPNGHRPQQPAMDTAGGGQYVQYEVQKPQLNVVQFGTVPSMNSVVISPNQHSATFVLGSQQSVGASGGVGGAVGPGGHFVGSVSQDSPAVGTAAALIAGRPPYQMGQVLDEPHDPASSAAMVGSVQVKPQDIIKTTSVRFPSESDDKYDNAPIISGTHKSEVLPPNGHSAPVRGGEMSSVVFPAAAHELHEVSNRIVFDSAAAPSPADPLNRHEFAVAPNPHYPADLPEQLTPPSAAQDLKPRPPAPLRPPVPSQGPPSFRYSEIHRRPGATFPTDRTRPTLLPNILPQFRPNAKISHGHPPPPHLRESGTYRVGPPAGMFVKAGGPPPLRKPLPYQHQQQFGGPNRLPTTRTRLGVSPPSRPPVSAELENRRYYRLPPAPPSPPAVIKDRVYNLQPSRLQPPPPPPPPPSPPPPPQTEQPVDEPLEEHEFHRNPPQILKNLLRDELNGQQRPKLEPVVTLQMLQSKRRVEEGGSTGGVPASGVDLSTVHPQVPVDAPGTRDRPVYVVYPVKSTPVKLDRPGADAIVVRGEHPPPPPAMVISPGTEYQNTPFSIASHFEQEPILVAKHKKVAHQNANSVKLNFPYSLEKPDPHALTHATAVHPAPAQDLAAEYSEYNLGEEPSGGLGAGAQEQDQDLISSKLQRFHSTTDSTPIAIAYTPTESSLGPAGVPNSMRYNKPPMGTGGAHNHNNNYYYSVYGETQTEVSHLKLDDVDEFGNPSRRYEQSFQAPFQASMSLDPVKVTNPYEGWAVVTSSPQALALQHSKPSQPPPPPKPEPVPDRNTIDRSDTSATGAEDDPAAVTPGERPASVVTPAASSGPFDPNSFQPELQGGFRPILGADVKLSEQLNPDPQRSSIADLFVDDPPAVPEQPEPAPKPQATKLQLVPKDTKPKVVKKEEPDGMEELDLEAFFDRLSKDYDDGELDDVTMSDETTNGTDPGSGEQQRAVGEGRSSQGASGIAADEAAVPGTEGTSRTPDTTTTTEKPTTATEAT; this is translated from the coding sequence ATGAGCAGTCCGCGGGCGGTGCCCCGGCTGGTGGCGCTGCTCTGTTTGGCGCTGCTCGCAGCAACCGCAGCGGGCGAGTTCGTCTTCGACGACGATCTGGAGGACCTGATTGCGGAGGAGTCGAACGTGGACGAGGAGCTGGCACCCGGCTCGGTGCTGCTTCCGTCGGACGTGTTCAACGACGGGAAGCCGTTTTACGTCGAGCGCGACCCGTCGACGGGGGCCATCGACTTCAACCACAAGAAGACCGGCAACCAGATCGAGATGGACGACGAACGCCGGCCGTACGAGTCGATCAAGGAGAGTTACGTGAGCGACAAGAAGGACGTCATTGTGCATCACTCGACGCCCAACTTCCACGACTTCCTCAATCTGCCCAAGATGTACTCGCCGGAGAACTTTGTGTCGATTTCGAGCTCGTACGCGAACCTCAAGTACCAGGGCAGCAACAAGGGCTCAAACCACCGTGACCCGGCGCACATCGTGTCGGTCACGGCGGTggcacccaccaccgccgccccggcGCCATCCTCTTCCTCGACGAAGTTCTTCTTCAGTCGGCCTCAGTACGGGCGACCGACCACCACCTCCGGAGGATCGACTCCAGGGTCTCCCACGTACACCTATCCAATCACCTCGGGCCGGCCAATCACGACCAGCACCACTACCACGCCAGCCCCAAccacgaccagcagcaccacggcAGTGACtacggaggaggaggaagacgCTCCCAAGACGACGACCGGCAGCCCTCCGAAACAGCTGTTCACGCGCTATCCCTACAAGAGCACGATCAAGAACAAGTACCTGGAGACGTCGGAGCAAACGCGCAAGAAGTTCTTCCTGCCGTCCACCCTGGCGCTACCgggcccgacgacgacgacgacgacgacgaccacgacggaGCGCGCCCAGTCGACGCCGGTGCGCTCCTCGACCTACTACtcaccgtccgtccgtccccaGTGGcccacaacaacgacgacaccgttgccaccgccgccaactACGACCCTGGCCCCTAGctcgacggcaccggcacacccGGTCCGCTTCGTGGACGACGCCGAGCATCCGCCGTCGGGATCGAAGATCAAGTTCACGATGCCGGCGCTCAAGTACGAAGgatcccggccggcccccTTCCGGAGGATGCCGGTGCCGCAGGGTGGCGGTGCGGGAAGCTCCGATCGTGAGCCGGGCAATGGCGGTTCCGCTTCGTCCTACAACAAGATCGAGCTCCCCAAGAACCCGGCCGTGATGTCGCTGTCGGATATCTTCAGCACGCTCGAGCAGAAGAAGCGTCTGGAGGCAGAGGGTAATCGGGTCGAGTCGGTGGAGCAGGCAACgtccaccacaccaccggcgATCGTGCTGCTCGACGACCGCCGGACCACGACGGTTTATGGGGAGGGTCCGAAGATCGAGCAGTCCGTCGATCTGTCGGACCACTACGTCAGCTACGAGGTTCACCACCAGCCGTCGCAAGGACGACCGGTCGCTTTCCAagcccaacagcaacagcaacagccagcGTATCAGGTCCACCAGCCGAACGGCCATCGGCCCCAGCAACCGGCGATGGACACGGCCGGCGGGGGGCAGTACGTGCAGTATGAGGTGCAGAAGCCACAGCTGAACGTCGTCCAGTTCGGGACCGTCCCCAGCATGAACAGTGTCGTCATCAGTCCGAACCAACACTCGGCCACGTTCGTGCTCGGCTCCCAGCAATCCGTCGGTGCTagtggcggcgtcggcggtgcCGTTGGAcctggcggccattttgtggGATCCGTGTCGCAGGATTCACCGGCGGTCGGCACGGCGGCCGCGCTGAtcgccggtcggccaccgtACCAGATGGGCCAGGTGCTGGACGAACCGCACGATCCGGCATCTTCGGCGGCCATGGTCGGGAGTGTCCAGGTGAAGCCGCAGGACATCATCAAGACGACGAGCGTGCGGTTCCCGAGCGAGTCGGACGACAAGTACGACAACGCGCCCATCATCAGCGGCACGCACAAGAGCGAGGTCCTTCCGCCGAACGGCCactcggccccggtccggggtgGCGAGATGTCCTCGGTCGTGTTCCCAGCGGCGGCCCACGAACTGCACGAGGTGTCGAACCGGATCGTGTTCGACTCCGCGGCGGCGCCGTCCCCTGCGGACCCGCTGAACCGCCACGAGTTTGCCGTGGCCCCGAACCCGCACTACCCGGCCGACCTGCCCGAGCAGCtgacgccaccgtcggcggcccAGGACCTGAAGCCGCGTCCACCGGCGCCGTTACGCCCACCGGTACCGTCCCAAGGGCCACCATCGTTCCGTTACAGCGAGATTCACCGTCGACCGGGCGCGActttcccgaccgaccgaacccgCCCCACGCTCCTGCCCAACATTCTGCCCCAGTTCCGTCCGAACGCCAAGATATCGCACGgacatccgccgccgccgcacttGCGCGAATCCGGCACCTACCGGGTAGGACCCCCGGCGGGGATGTTCGTGAAGGCGGGAGGACCACCGCCGCTACGCAAACCGCTACCctaccagcaccagcagcagtttggcgGACCGAACCGACTTCCCACGACCCGCACCCGACTGGGCGTTTCCCCACCAAGCCGGCCGCCGGTATCGGCCGAACTGGAGAACCGGCGCTATTATCGGTTGcctccggcaccaccatcgcccCCGGCCGTCATCAAGGATCGCGTGTATAATCTACAGCCCTCACGCTTacagccaccaccgccgccaccgccaccgccatcaccaccaccaccaccacaaacggAACAGCCGGTGGACGAGCCGCTGGAGGAGCACGAGTTCCACCGCAACCCACCGCAGATCCTGAAGAACCTGCTGAGGGACGAGCTGAACGGTCAGCAGCGGCCCAAGCTGGAACCGGTTGTGACGCTGCAGATGCTCCAGTCGAAGCGGCGTGTGGAGGAAGGAGGATCAACGGGGGGCGTTCCGGCAAGCGGAGTGGACCTGAGTACGGTGCATCCACAGGTACCGGTGGATGCGCCAGGGACCAGGGATCGCCCGGTGTACGTGGTGTACCCTGTCAAGAGCACCCCGGTCAAGCTGGACCGACCCGGTGCGGATGCGATCGTTGTCCGGGGTGAAcatccgccaccaccacccgccatGGTCATCAGCCCGGGGACCGAGTACCAGAACACGCCGTTCTCGATCGCGTCCCACTTCGAGCAGGAACCGATTCTGGTGGCCAAGCACAAGAAGGTCGCCCATCAGAACGCCAACAGCGTCAAGCTGAACTTCCCCTACAGTCTGGAGAAACCGGATCCACATGCCCTGACGCACGCGACGGCGGTCCACCCTGCCCCGGCCCAGGATCTTGCGGCCGAGTACTCGGAGTACAACCTGGGCGAAGAACCGTCCGGGGGTTTGGGAGCTGGCGCCCAGGAGCAGGATCAGGATCTGATCTCGAGCAAGCTGCAGCGATTCCACAGCACCACCGACAGCACGCCGATCGCGATTGCCTACACGCCGACCGAATCGAGTTTGGGGCCAGCCGGAGTTCCGAACAGCATGCGCTACAATAAGCCACCGATGGGGACCGGGGGAGCTCacaatcacaacaacaactactaTTACTCGGTGTACGGCGAAACGCAGACGGAGGTATCGCACCTGAAGCTGGACGACGTGGACGAGTTCGGCAATCCGTCCCGGCGCTACGAGCAGAGCTTCCAGGCGCCGTTCCAGGCGAGCATGAGCCTCGATCCGGTGAAGGTGACCAACCCGTACGAGGGCTGGGCCGTGGTGACGTCCTCGCCACAGGCACTCGCGCTGCAGCACTCGAAGCCTtcgcagccgccaccacccccgaAGCCGGAACCAGTGCCGGACCGgaacacgatcgatcggtccgatACGAGCGCGACTGGGGCGGAAGATgatccggcggcggtgacacCAGGCGAGCGCCCAGCATCGGTCGTCACACCGGCCGCTAGTTCCGGGCCGTTCGATCCGAACAGCTTCCAGCCGGAGCTGCAAGGTGGCTTCCGGCCGATCCTCGGTGCGGACGTGAAGCTCAGCGAGCAGCTGAACCCGGATCCGCAGCGGTCAAGCATTGCGGACCTGTTCGTAGACGATCCGCCGGCGGTGCCggagcaaccggaaccggcgccAAAGCCACAGGCCACGAAGCTGCAGCTGGTACCGAAGGACACGAAACCGAAGGTGGTGAAAAAAGAGGAACCGGACGGTATGGAGGAGCTCGACCTGGAGGCATTCTTCGATCGGCTCTCGAAGgactacgacgacggcgagctgGACGATGTGACGATGAGTGATGAGACGACGAACGGGACCGACCCGGGTAGcggcgagcagcagcgagccgTCGGCGAGGGCCGCAGCAGTCAGGGTGCGAGTGGAATCGCCGCGGACGAAGCTGCCGTCCCGGGTACGGAGGGAACCAGCAGGACACCagatacgacgacgacgaccgagaaGCCGACCACGGCGACGGAAGCGACGTGA